One genomic window of Mustela lutreola isolate mMusLut2 chromosome 14, mMusLut2.pri, whole genome shotgun sequence includes the following:
- the LOC131815021 gene encoding T-cell surface glycoprotein CD1e, membrane-associated-like, whose amino-acid sequence MLLLLLLFSEGLVQRGASAEASQVPGPPRAAAEEPISFRVLQTSSFANSSWASLHGSGWLGELQTHGWDSVLGTIVFLWPWAQGNFSTQELKNLQNLFMLYFHGFTIEVQAFAHEFQFEYPFELQVSAGCTEQAGKASGSFLNGAYQGSDFLSFQGNSWKPSPGAGSPAQKACEVLNNYLDIKEIVQTLLRGTCPRFLAGILQTGKSELERQVKPEAWLSAGRPPSPGRLLLVCHVSGFHPKPVWVMWMRGEQEQRGTRRGDVLPHADGTWYLRVTLDVAAREAAGLSCRVRHSSLGGQDIVLHWGSGNSAVLTLLCLVAAVSLLVLLVGHFCLRKHSSNRKALAPAASSPDSPTGADGQGPRTPGRQVYTPQESWIKNRFLKKWKTSLNQLWGR is encoded by the exons atgctgctcctgctgctcctgTTCTCCGAGGGACTTGTCCAGCGCGGGGCAAGCGCGGAGG CatcccaggtcccaggacccCCTCGCGCAGCCGCAGAAGAGCCGATCTCCTTCCGTGTGCTCCAGACCTCCTCCTTCGCCAACAGCAGCTGGGCGTCCTTGCACGGCTCAGGCTGGCTGGGCGAGCTGCAGACGCACGGCTGGGACAGTGTCCTGGGCACCATCGTCTTCCTGTGGCCCTGGGCCCAGGGAAACTTCAGCACCCAGGAGCTGAAGAACCTGCAAAACCTCTTCATGCTCTACTTCCACGGCTTTACCATCGAGGTGCAGGCCTTTGCCCACGAGTTTCAGTTCGAAT ACCCCTTCGAGCTCCAGGTGTCAGCCGGCTGTACGGAACAGGCCGGCAAGGCCTCGGGAAGCTTCTTGAATGGGGCGTATCAAGGCTCCGATTTCCTGAGTTTCCAAGGAAACTCCTGGAAGCCATCTCCAGGAGCAGGGAGTCCGGCTCAGAAGGCTTGCGAGGTGCTCAACAACTacttagacatcaaggaaattgTGCAGACCCTTCTCAGGGGCACCTGCCCTCGGTTCCTGGCGGGAATCCTTCAAACCGGGAAGTCAGAACTGGAACGACAAG TGAAGCCCGAGGCCTGGCTGTCCGCCGGCCGCCCTCCCAGTCCCGGCCGTCTGCTGCTGGTGTGTCACGTCTCCGGCTTCCACCCGAAGCCCGTGTGGGTGATGTGGATGCGGGGTGAGCAGGAGCAGCGGGGCACCCGGCGAGGCGACGTCCTGCCCCACGCGGACGGGACGTGGTATCTCCGAGTGACCCTGGACGTGGCGGCCCGGGAGGCGGCCGGTCTGTCCTGCCGAGTGAGACACAGCAGTCTGGGAGGCCAGGACATCGTCCTCCACTGGG GCAGTGGGAACTCCGCCGTGCTGACCCTGCTCTGTCTCGTGGCCGCAGTCAGCCTGCTGGTGCTGCTTGTGGGGCACTTCTGCTTGAGAAAGCACAG CTCCAACCGGAAGGCCCTGGCGCCCGCTGCCTCCAGTCCTGACTCGCCCACCGGGGCCGACGGCCAGGGCCCCAGGACTCCCGGACGCCAGGTCTACACGCCGCAGGAGTCATGGatcaaaaatagatttttaaagaaatggaaaacaagccTAAACCAACTCTGGGGACGTTAG